The following proteins are encoded in a genomic region of Deltaproteobacteria bacterium:
- a CDS encoding alanine--glyoxylate aminotransferase family protein gives MQKRYLMAPGPTPVAPETLLAMAEPIIHHRSPQFSAILAEVEEGLKFIFQTKNEVLILVASGTGAMEGAVTNFLSAGDKALVIRGGKFGERWEEICTAYGVKAITLDVEWGKSIRPERIEAALENDKAIKAVYIQAHETSTGVKHPVEAIGEIVQKYPGTILVVDAISALGVYDLKTDDWHIDILVSGSQKALMLPPGLAFASVSEKAWGLNKTASLPRFY, from the coding sequence ATGCAAAAACGTTATTTGATGGCCCCTGGTCCGACACCGGTGGCTCCGGAGACCTTGCTGGCCATGGCCGAACCTATAATCCATCACCGATCCCCCCAATTTTCAGCTATCCTGGCCGAGGTCGAGGAAGGGCTGAAATTCATTTTCCAAACCAAAAACGAGGTCCTCATCCTGGTTGCTTCCGGGACCGGGGCCATGGAAGGGGCGGTGACTAATTTTTTGTCGGCCGGAGACAAGGCCCTGGTGATCCGGGGCGGTAAATTCGGCGAACGGTGGGAAGAAATCTGTACGGCTTACGGGGTGAAGGCCATTACCCTTGATGTGGAATGGGGCAAGTCTATTCGGCCCGAACGCATTGAGGCAGCTTTAGAAAACGATAAGGCAATCAAGGCCGTTTATATTCAGGCCCATGAAACGTCCACTGGCGTCAAGCACCCGGTGGAGGCCATCGGGGAAATAGTCCAAAAGTACCCGGGGACCATCCTGGTCGTGGATGCCATCTCGGCCCTGGGGGTCTATGATCTTAAGACCGACGATTGGCATATTGATATCCTGGTTTCCGGTTCACAGAAGGCCTTGATGCTTCCCCCGGGACTGGCCTTCGCCAGTGTCAGCGAAAAGGCCTGGGGATTGAACAAAACCGCTAGCCTGCCCCGGTTTTATT